In Haemophilus parainfluenzae, the sequence TCATCGATTAAGATTGAGTCCACCTCATCCACTAACGCATAACCTAAATGACGTTGGAAACGCTCTTCTTTAGAATGCGCTAAGTTATCACGAAGGTAATCGAAACCTAATTCGCTGTTTGTCGCGTATGTAATATCAGCCGCATAAGCTTCACGTTTTGCTTCAGGCGGTAAGCCAGGGATATTCACCCCAACAGTCATACCTAAGAATTCAAATAACGGACGGTTGGTATCCGCATCACGACGTGCTAAGTAATCATTCACTGTCACAACATGTACGCCTTTACCTTCTAACGCCATCAAATAACAAGGCAAGGTTGCGGTTAAGGTTTTACCTTCACCCGTACGCATCTCAGCGATACAACGGTTTGTTAACACCATACCACCAATTAATTGCACATCGAAATGACGCATACCGAGTACACGTTTACCCGCTTCACGCACGGTAGCAAACGCTTCAGGTAAAAGTTGTTGTAAGGTTTCACCGTTAGCTAAACGGCTACGGAACTCGTCAGTTTTTGCTCTTAATTCATCATCACTTAATGCTTCAAAAGCCGGCTCCATTTTGTTGATTTTCGCAACTTGTTTTCTTAATTTACGTAAAATACGGTCGTTACGGCTACCAAAAATTTTTGTTAAAAAACTCATAATTTCTCTTTCAAATAAAAAATAAAAAGGATCATCCGATTAAAAAATCGGTTCGTTCAAAAATAAAAAGAAAATTAAATGATGGCTGGGCCGGCACGAATAGGGGCAAAAACAGGAAATTCCGCCGCGATAAAGTGCGGTTGAATTTTTTCGTGTTTTTGATTGGAATGGGTTTTGTGATTTGCTGGCTGAGGTTGAACCTGCAATGCTTGACGAATTTCACGCACCGCAATCAACATATGTTGTTCAGATGATGTTTGGTAATTTTCGCCACTCATATTTGATGAAGGCTGAGCCTCCAATCCCTGAGCAACAGGTAAAGCAAAAATCGCAATCATGCTTAACAGCAACTGCGACCAGAAATTTGTTTTACCTTTGTTTGATTTCATCATCTTATTGTCTCTGACAAAATTTGTGTGTATTGTATCGGAAATTCAACGTAAAGTCATTATTGGGGTATTTTTGTGGAAAACAAGCATGAGCGTTATCAAAAAGCCATGAATATTATTGATGTGCTAGAAGGATCACAATTTGCCAAAATCATGCAGAAAGGGTTAATGTTGAATGAACTGAATCAAAACATCAGCCGTCTTTTCCCTCGAGAATTTAAAGGACTCTTCCGGTTAGGCTCCATCACAGATGGGAAACTCTTTATCGAAGTCAAAAGCGCGGTCGTTCGCCAAGGAATTTTATTTCGCCAACGCGAATTACTCACTGCAATTCAACCGACTTATCCCGAAGTAAAAGGATTTGAGATTAAAATCAACCCGGAATTAACCTGCTAAACTAACCTTTAAAGATAGCGATTAATTCTTTTACTTTGACTCGTTTTTCTGAAGATTGACTGATCGAGCGCTGTACTTTAACGCGTTTGAATTTTGCCCCTTTATAAATCTCACGTGTAAATTTCGTATCGTGGTTAGAAATCACGACGGAAATTTGCTTTTCTTTTTGTGCTTTCTTTGCACATTCCGCTAAATTCTTTTGATGCTCAAGACCAAAAGCATTCCCCGCATATCCAGTAAAATTAGTATCTTGCGGAAGCGGTGCATAAGGCGGATCACAGTAGATCACGCTATGCTTATCCGCTAATTCAAACGTTTGTTGAAAATCAGCACATAAAAAGACCGCACTTTGTGCCTTATGAGCAAAATAGCGCAATTCATCTTCAGGGAAATAATGGGTTTTATAAGCCCCAAAGGGTACATTAAACTCATTTTTACTGTTATAACGGCATAATCCGTTAAACCCAAAACGATTCAAATAAAGGAACAACACCGAACGCTCGAAAGGATCGGTGGATTGATTAAAGGCTTCACGCTGTGCGTAATAATAGTCGGCTGTATTGGCATTCTCTGCAAAGAAAATTGGCTTACAAGCCTCAATATAGGCATCCACATTGTCTTTGACGATATTAAACAAGTTAATCAAATCAGGATTAATATCTGCCAAAATATAACGTTCAAAATGGGAATTCAAAAAAACAGCACCCGCGCCAACAAAGGGTTCAATCAAACACTGTTTTCTTTTTGGAAAGACTCGGTTGAGATCGTCCGTTAAACGAAATTTACCACCCGCCCATTTTAAAAACGGGCGGTGTTTAATTCGAGGTTTCGTTTTGTTATTTTTCGGACGCAACATGAGAGCAATGACAGTTAGTCATGTTGTGTGCAACGCTCAATCGCGTTTAGCACAAGAGATTTGTCAGTATCAGTCGCCACGTAGGCTTGACCAAGGGCTTTTAGCAACACTAGACGTAACTTGCCTGCCAACACTTTTTTATCTCGCATCATATGCGGTAAATAATCGTCTGGTTGCATGGTATCAGGCGAAACGGTCGGCAAATTAGCACGCGCTAAAAGTTTTTCTAAACGTGCAACATCTTCAAAAGAAAGATCGCCTAATTGTTCAGATAACACCGCAGCCATCATAGTTCCTGCTGCAACAGCTTCACCATGTAACCAGTTTCCGTAACCTAAATGTGTTTCGATCGCATGCCCAAAAGTATGGCCGAGATTTAGTAATGCACGATCACCTTTTTCAGTTTCATCACGCGCAACAACATCCGCTTTGATTTGGCAACAACGCGCAATGCAATGCTGCAGTGAATGTTGATTTAACGCAACTAATTCATCAATATGTACTTCAAGCCATTCAAAAAAGATATAATCTAAAATCGCCCCATATTTAATGACTTCCGCAAGTCCCGCATTCACTTCACGTTTTGGCAAGGTATTGAGTGTAAGGGTGTCAATGATCACCGTAGAAGGTTGATAAAATGCCCCAATCATATTTTTGCCCAATTCATGATTAACGGCTGTTTTGCCACCAACAGAAGAATCCACTTGGGCTAATAATGTGGTAGGAATTTGAATAAAACGCACGCCACGCTGATAGCTTGCTGCAGCAAAACCTGCCACATCACCAATCACACCACCACCTAATGCAATAATGGTGGTATCTCGCCCATGATTATGCTTTAAAAGTGCGGTAAAAATGAGGTTTAAAGAATCGAGCGTTTTGTATTTTTCGCCATCAGGCAATAATACCGATTCAACCTGACAGCCGATTTTTTCTAAGGTTTGTGTAACGGTTTCAAGATAATATTGTGCGACGGTTGGATTAGTCACGATCATCACTTTATCCCCTTTCTTCAGCGGATAACAGGTTTCATCTTTTAATAAACCTTCGCCAATATAAATGGGATAACGACGTTCTTTTAATTCAACATTTACGCACAACATTTTTAATCCTTAGAGTGAACCGTTTAAGCCGTTTAGATTATCAATTAAATCAACAATTTGATTAACCATTACTTTGGCATTTTGCTCATCTGTTGGCAAAGTAATATCCGCAATTTCTTCGTATAACGGATTACGCACTTTAGCTAAATCTTCAAGCACTTGACGTGGGTCATCAGCCCCTTGTAATAATGGGCGCTTTTTATCACGTTGTGTACGTTGATATTGCTTATCTACCGTGGTTTCTAAATAAATGACAATACCACGAGCAGAAAGATAATTACGACTCTCTTTTGACATCACTGCTCCACCACCTGTGGAAAGCACGACGCCCTGTAATTGAGTTAATTCATTGATAATACGTTCTTCACGCTTACGAAAGCCTTCTTCGCCTTCTAAATCAAAAATCCAGCTAATGTCTGCTCCCGCTCGTTCCTCAATTACTGCATCTGAATCGACAAAATCCATATTCAATTGTTGCGCAAGCTGACGGCCAATGGTGCTTTTACCCGCGCCCATTGGACCTACTAAAAAAATATTACGTTTTTCAGCCATTGTTATTCTTCTAACTTAAATAATGTTCAAATTAATCTTTCCTAATAAAAACTGGCCACCTGAAAAAATGGCAGCCCGAAAGATCACCCAAAAAATAATGAAGATTATCGCAATAAATCCCCCTATGTTTCAACCTTTAGCGGGAATTTATTTTAAGAAGCACAAAAGTGCGGTCAGTTTTTGAGGGATTTTAATGAATGATGAAGTCAAATAGAGTATCGAGATAAAACATCCTAAAATTTAACCGCACTTTACAAACAAAAAAGGCCATTCAAACGAATAGCCTTTTCTTTTATCAGTTAATTATAGATAACCAAACAAGCTTGTGAAAATGTAGCCAAATATACATGAAGTGATTACACCGATTAAGCCCGGTAAAATAAAGCTGTGGTTAATTACAAACTTACCAATGTGGGTTGTACCTGAACGGTCGAATTGGATTGCCGCAAGGTCGCTCGGGTAAGTAGGTAAAATGTAGTAACCGTAACAAGCTGAAGCAAAGGCCAAGACAATAGCTGGATCCACACCGATACCTAAAGCAAGCGGAACGAATGCAACTAACGCTGCGGCTTGTGAATTTACGAATTTAGAAATTAATAACAACATTAATGCGTAAGTCCAAGGATGCGCTTTTACCACATCACCAAGTGCCGCTTTCATCATTGGTGTATGAACGGTAAACATGGTTTCTGCCATCCAAGAAATCCCGAATACAGCCACCAACGCAATCATACCTGAACGGAAAATTTCATTTTTACTGATTTTGCCTGTATCAGTTTTTGTAAAGATAACAATTAATGCACCCGCTAATAACATGAAGATTTGAATAACGTGAACCATACTTAAATTCACTTTTTTCTTCGCCGTATCTTTTAATACGATTGCAGCATTATCGATAGTTTCGGTTTTATCTCCCGCTGTGATCACAACACTGTTATCTTGAGCGGTAATTGTTTGAGCAACTTCACCTTTATCGTTATAAATCGCGACGTTGTTATAGGCTGTTTTTGCTTTTGCTTTACTGTCTTTAACATCAAGCACTAATGTACCGTCTTTTGCTAACGCAACGATTTTACCGTCTTTAACATTAAAGGTTTTCACAGCTTTATCAGCAGAAACGATTTCAACCACTTGAGCTGGTGCTGATTTTTCAAAGGCTGGGCGTAAATCTTTAAAGTAACCTAATAGCGCTACCACTAAAATCGCACCAAAGAAGATCCACATCGCATTCCAGCTAGATTGTGGCAATTTTTTGTCTAACAATGATGTGCTATCACCATAAACATATTTTTTGAATTCGGGATCTTTTAATTTCTCTTGGAATTCTGGGTCTTTATCTAAATCTTTACCACGGAACCAGCTGAAAATACCGATAGCTAATACACCACAAAGGGTTGAAGGCACAGTAATTTTTAATAAATCTAAATAGCCATCAAAACCTGTTAATGGGGTTTTAGCATTCACTAAGAATGTGGTTAAAGTCACTACTGCTACAGAAACTGGTGACGCGATGATACCCATTTGAGAGGCAATTGAACTTGCCGCCATTGGACGTTCAGGACGAATATCATTTTTGATCGCAATATCATAGATGATTGGTAACATGGTATAAACTACGTGACCTGTACCACATAAAATGGTTAAGAAACAGGTTACAAACGGAGCCAAAATACTGACATATTTCGGGTTACGACGAAGCATTTTCTCCGCAATTTGTAACATTACATCTAAACCACCACTGGCTTGTAATGTTGCCGATGTGACCACCACCGCAAGGATAGTTAACATAACATCGATAGCTGGCTTACCTGGTTCAATACCAAAGCCGAAAACAAGAACAATTAAGCCTACTCCACCGAGCATACCCAGTGCGATACCACCTTTTTTTGCCCCGTAAAACAAACAGATAAGAACAATAGCAAGCTGAATAGCAAACTGGCTACCTTCACCTAGGTTCATTAGAAAATCCATAAGATACTCCGAATCATTTTATGGTTAATTAGAAAAAAATTTGGACCAAATATTAGCACTAAAATTAACTCATAATAAGTATTTTTAGGGTAAATTTTGTTTTAAATCAAAAAATAGGAGAACCAAACAATAAAAGCAAATCTGAGAAAGATTAAATAAAGGAAAGTGCGGTCAGAAATTTAAGAGATTTAGATATATCTTGTTTTATTTGAAGATAAAGAATTTAGAAAAGGAATTTAAAGAAAAAAATTAGGCGACCTAAAAGATCGCCCAACTTAAAAATTACTGATTGTTTTGAACGTAGTCAATCGCAGACTGAACAGTTGTGATTTTTTCAGCTTCTTCATCAGGAATTTCGATATCGAATTCTTCTTCTAAAGCCATTACTAATTCAACTGTATCTAAAGAATCCGCACCTAAATCTTCAACGAAAGAAGCTTCTGGTTTTACGTCTTCTTCTTTAACACCTAATTGTTCAACGATGATTTTTTTCACGCGTTCTTCAATACTCATTTGTTTTTCCTATTGTTGTTTTAACTCATTTACGAGCGGTTAGTGTATGCATTTTTGATAAAGTTGCAACTATTTCTTAGGTGGTCGCACCACAAAAAACAGGCAATGTAAAAACACATACAGAGAAAAAGTTACATTGCGACTGGGATTTTATCATTAACTAAACTGCTTTGCTATATTTTATAGACAAAATCCCAGATATATATCCCATAAAGGGTTAGCTCATATATAAGCCGCCATTCACATGCAATGTAGTACCCGTAATATAAGCCGCATCGTCAGAAGCTAAAAACGCCACCGCTTTTGCGATATCTTTTGGCTCACCTAAACGACCAGCTGGGACATTACCAAGAATACCCGCTTTTTGTTCTTCAGTAAGCACTTCTGTCATATCTGTTGCGATAAAGCCTGGAGCCACAACGTTTACAGTAATGCCACGTGATGCCACTTCTTTCGCTAAGCCTTTAGAAAAACCAATTAAGCCGGCTTTTGCGGCACAGTAGTTAGATTGACCCGGATTACCCATTGAGCCCACCACTGAACCAATAGTAATGATACGACCGAAACGTTTTTTCATCATGGAACGTAACATCGCTTTAGAAAGATGGAATACAGAAGTTAAGTTGGTTTGCATAATATCGAACCATTCTTCATCTTTCATACGCATTAATAAGTTATCGCGTGTGATACCAGCGTTATTCACGAGGATATCAATATCACCGAATTGTTCTTTAATTTGTTCTAATACGGCATCAATACTTTCTTTGTCTGCCACATTTAATACTAAACCTTTACCTTTATCGCCAAGGTAAGCTGAAATAGTATCAGCACCTTTTTCAGAGGTTGCGGTACCAATTACAAATGCACCTTTT encodes:
- the secM gene encoding secA translation cis-regulator SecM; this encodes MMKSNKGKTNFWSQLLLSMIAIFALPVAQGLEAQPSSNMSGENYQTSSEQHMLIAVREIRQALQVQPQPANHKTHSNQKHEKIQPHFIAAEFPVFAPIRAGPAII
- a CDS encoding DciA family protein, translated to MENKHERYQKAMNIIDVLEGSQFAKIMQKGLMLNELNQNISRLFPREFKGLFRLGSITDGKLFIEVKSAVVRQGILFRQRELLTAIQPTYPEVKGFEIKINPELTC
- a CDS encoding Dam family site-specific DNA-(adenine-N6)-methyltransferase gives rise to the protein MLRPKNNKTKPRIKHRPFLKWAGGKFRLTDDLNRVFPKRKQCLIEPFVGAGAVFLNSHFERYILADINPDLINLFNIVKDNVDAYIEACKPIFFAENANTADYYYAQREAFNQSTDPFERSVLFLYLNRFGFNGLCRYNSKNEFNVPFGAYKTHYFPEDELRYFAHKAQSAVFLCADFQQTFELADKHSVIYCDPPYAPLPQDTNFTGYAGNAFGLEHQKNLAECAKKAQKEKQISVVISNHDTKFTREIYKGAKFKRVKVQRSISQSSEKRVKVKELIAIFKG
- the aroB gene encoding 3-dehydroquinate synthase — protein: MLCVNVELKERRYPIYIGEGLLKDETCYPLKKGDKVMIVTNPTVAQYYLETVTQTLEKIGCQVESVLLPDGEKYKTLDSLNLIFTALLKHNHGRDTTIIALGGGVIGDVAGFAAASYQRGVRFIQIPTTLLAQVDSSVGGKTAVNHELGKNMIGAFYQPSTVIIDTLTLNTLPKREVNAGLAEVIKYGAILDYIFFEWLEVHIDELVALNQHSLQHCIARCCQIKADVVARDETEKGDRALLNLGHTFGHAIETHLGYGNWLHGEAVAAGTMMAAVLSEQLGDLSFEDVARLEKLLARANLPTVSPDTMQPDDYLPHMMRDKKVLAGKLRLVLLKALGQAYVATDTDKSLVLNAIERCTQHD
- the aroK gene encoding shikimate kinase AroK translates to MAEKRNIFLVGPMGAGKSTIGRQLAQQLNMDFVDSDAVIEERAGADISWIFDLEGEEGFRKREERIINELTQLQGVVLSTGGGAVMSKESRNYLSARGIVIYLETTVDKQYQRTQRDKKRPLLQGADDPRQVLEDLAKVRNPLYEEIADITLPTDEQNAKVMVNQIVDLIDNLNGLNGSL
- a CDS encoding anaerobic C4-dicarboxylate transporter translates to MDFLMNLGEGSQFAIQLAIVLICLFYGAKKGGIALGMLGGVGLIVLVFGFGIEPGKPAIDVMLTILAVVVTSATLQASGGLDVMLQIAEKMLRRNPKYVSILAPFVTCFLTILCGTGHVVYTMLPIIYDIAIKNDIRPERPMAASSIASQMGIIASPVSVAVVTLTTFLVNAKTPLTGFDGYLDLLKITVPSTLCGVLAIGIFSWFRGKDLDKDPEFQEKLKDPEFKKYVYGDSTSLLDKKLPQSSWNAMWIFFGAILVVALLGYFKDLRPAFEKSAPAQVVEIVSADKAVKTFNVKDGKIVALAKDGTLVLDVKDSKAKAKTAYNNVAIYNDKGEVAQTITAQDNSVVITAGDKTETIDNAAIVLKDTAKKKVNLSMVHVIQIFMLLAGALIVIFTKTDTGKISKNEIFRSGMIALVAVFGISWMAETMFTVHTPMMKAALGDVVKAHPWTYALMLLLISKFVNSQAAALVAFVPLALGIGVDPAIVLAFASACYGYYILPTYPSDLAAIQFDRSGTTHIGKFVINHSFILPGLIGVITSCIFGYIFTSLFGYL
- the acpP gene encoding acyl carrier protein encodes the protein MSIEERVKKIIVEQLGVKEEDVKPEASFVEDLGADSLDTVELVMALEEEFDIEIPDEEAEKITTVQSAIDYVQNNQ
- the fabG gene encoding 3-oxoacyl-ACP reductase FabG, whose protein sequence is MQNKIALVTGATRGIGRAIAEELASKGAFVIGTATSEKGADTISAYLGDKGKGLVLNVADKESIDAVLEQIKEQFGDIDILVNNAGITRDNLLMRMKDEEWFDIMQTNLTSVFHLSKAMLRSMMKKRFGRIITIGSVVGSMGNPGQSNYCAAKAGLIGFSKGLAKEVASRGITVNVVAPGFIATDMTEVLTEEQKAGILGNVPAGRLGEPKDIAKAVAFLASDDAAYITGTTLHVNGGLYMS